In Coleofasciculus chthonoplastes PCC 7420, a single genomic region encodes these proteins:
- a CDS encoding sugar transferase has product MTAQSQLISVKTLRAFVKRGIQPRAPRSRPKGLSRYRLDGIFAKRLFDVVFSLSILTLFFPIYLLLAVLIAISSPGPIFYVQERIGKDYKPFSCIKFRTMVENADEMLIEMMTKSNSIRCEFEANFKLKEDPRVTWIGKFLRYTSLDEFPQFWNVLKGDMSVVGPRPLVPEEMHKYGRYMDKILTIKPGITGLWQVSGRNDIPYKRRVQIDVYYVNFQNFWLDFWLVLKTIGVMIAPKNNGAY; this is encoded by the coding sequence ATGACTGCCCAAAGCCAACTTATCTCCGTCAAGACGTTGCGAGCGTTCGTGAAGCGTGGTATCCAGCCCCGCGCTCCACGCAGTAGACCCAAAGGTCTGTCTCGATATCGCTTAGACGGAATTTTTGCCAAGCGGCTGTTTGATGTCGTATTTTCCCTATCGATTCTCACGTTGTTTTTCCCGATTTACCTGCTCTTAGCGGTCTTAATCGCTATCAGTTCACCGGGTCCTATTTTTTATGTTCAGGAGCGAATCGGTAAAGACTATAAGCCGTTTAGCTGCATTAAATTTAGAACCATGGTGGAAAATGCTGATGAAATGTTGATAGAAATGATGACAAAATCAAATTCTATTCGTTGTGAGTTTGAAGCTAATTTTAAGCTCAAAGAAGACCCCAGAGTCACCTGGATTGGTAAGTTCTTGCGATATACCAGTTTGGATGAATTTCCACAATTTTGGAATGTTTTGAAAGGAGATATGAGTGTGGTTGGTCCTCGCCCCCTAGTCCCGGAAGAAATGCATAAATACGGGCGTTACATGGATAAAATTTTGACAATTAAACCAGGCATTACTGGACTATGGCAAGTTTCCGGGCGCAATGACATTCCCTATAAACGTCGGGTACAAATCGATGTTTATTACGTGAATTTCCAAAATTTTTGGCTGGATTTTTGGCTGGTTTTGAAAACAATCGGCGTAATGATTGCTCCAAAAAATAATGGGGCTTACTGA
- the galE gene encoding UDP-glucose 4-epimerase GalE: protein MSQVQPEILVTGGAGYIGSHTVLALQRAGYNVVVLDNLVCGHREFVEEILKAKLVIGDVGDRTLLDQIFASHNIAAVLHFAAYIAVGESVIYPAKYYRNNVSGTLTLLEAMVAADVKTLVFPSTCAVYGMPQEVPMTEVHPQNPINPYATSKWMMERMLADFDHAYQLRFIVFRFFNAAGANPEGLLGEDHYPETHLIPLVLWTVLGKRDSIAIWGTDYSTPDGTCLRDYIHVSDLADAHILGLEYLLQGGKSEIFNLGSGNGFSVRQVIDTAKQVTQKEIKIIECDRRPGDAPILVGSSDKARKILGWSAKYPELSKIISDAWQWHQRRHH from the coding sequence GTGTCGCAAGTCCAACCGGAAATTTTAGTGACTGGCGGAGCTGGATACATCGGCTCTCACACAGTATTAGCCCTGCAACGGGCGGGTTACAACGTCGTTGTCCTGGATAACCTGGTCTGTGGACATCGAGAGTTTGTAGAAGAGATCCTGAAAGCGAAATTGGTGATCGGGGATGTGGGCGATCGCACCCTGTTAGACCAAATCTTCGCCAGCCACAATATTGCCGCTGTACTCCACTTTGCCGCCTATATTGCCGTGGGGGAGTCGGTCATCTACCCCGCCAAATACTACCGCAATAACGTCAGTGGTACGCTGACTCTCTTAGAAGCCATGGTCGCCGCTGATGTGAAAACCTTAGTGTTTCCCTCCACCTGTGCCGTCTACGGGATGCCTCAGGAAGTACCCATGACCGAAGTCCATCCGCAAAATCCGATTAATCCTTATGCGACGAGTAAGTGGATGATGGAGCGGATGCTAGCGGACTTTGATCACGCCTACCAGTTACGTTTCATTGTGTTTCGCTTTTTCAACGCGGCTGGGGCGAATCCCGAAGGACTACTCGGTGAAGATCATTACCCAGAAACCCATCTGATTCCCTTGGTCTTGTGGACAGTATTAGGCAAACGCGACTCAATTGCCATTTGGGGAACAGACTACTCCACCCCAGACGGAACCTGCTTGCGCGATTATATTCATGTCAGCGACTTGGCAGATGCCCATATCCTCGGGCTAGAGTATTTGTTACAAGGTGGCAAGAGTGAAATCTTTAATTTAGGCAGTGGCAATGGGTTCTCCGTGCGACAGGTGATTGACACAGCCAAGCAAGTCACCCAGAAAGAGATTAAAATCATTGAGTGCGATCGCCGCCCTGGTGATGCACCGATTTTGGTGGGTAGTAGCGACAAGGCGAGGAAAATTTTGGGTTGGTCTGCCAAATACCCGGAGCTCAGTAAAATTATCAGCGATGCTTGGCAGTGGCATCAACGGCGTCATCATTAG
- the fcl gene encoding GDP-L-fucose synthase, protein MNKDSKIYVAGHRGLVGSAIVRCLRDNGYTNLILKTSQEVDLRRQQAVEDFFAAERPEYVFLAAAKVGGINANNTYRAEFLYDNLMIESNIIHSAYLSGVEKLLFLGSSCIYPKHCPQPMQEEHLLTGFLEPTNEPYAIAKIAGLKLCENYCRQYGVNFISAMPTNLYGLNDNFDLANSHVLPALLRKTHEAKINNAEAVEIWGTGSPLREFLYVDDLADALVFLMNHYDDIQFVNVGTGEEVSIKDLAMLIKAVVGYEGELKFDSSKPDGTPRKLLDTSKINAAGWQPKISLKKGLELTYQWFVENYERIKGK, encoded by the coding sequence ATGAACAAGGACTCAAAAATTTATGTAGCCGGTCATCGGGGCTTAGTGGGTAGCGCCATTGTTAGATGTTTACGCGATAACGGGTATACCAATCTTATCCTCAAAACCAGCCAAGAGGTGGATTTAAGACGCCAGCAAGCCGTCGAGGATTTCTTTGCCGCTGAACGCCCAGAGTACGTTTTCCTCGCGGCGGCAAAAGTGGGGGGAATTAATGCCAATAATACCTACCGGGCTGAGTTTCTCTATGACAACTTAATGATTGAGTCAAATATTATTCATAGCGCCTATTTGTCCGGTGTGGAAAAGTTGTTATTTCTAGGCTCATCCTGTATCTACCCCAAACACTGTCCCCAGCCGATGCAGGAAGAACACCTACTAACGGGGTTTCTGGAACCGACAAATGAACCCTACGCGATCGCCAAAATTGCCGGACTCAAACTTTGCGAAAATTATTGTCGGCAATATGGGGTAAATTTCATCTCCGCTATGCCCACGAATCTCTATGGTCTTAATGATAATTTCGATTTAGCCAATTCCCACGTTCTCCCCGCCCTGTTGCGAAAAACCCATGAAGCAAAAATTAACAATGCTGAGGCGGTAGAAATTTGGGGAACGGGTTCGCCGCTGCGGGAATTTTTATACGTGGATGACTTAGCTGATGCCTTAGTTTTCCTGATGAATCACTATGATGATATCCAATTCGTGAATGTGGGGACAGGAGAAGAGGTTTCGATTAAAGACTTAGCGATGTTAATTAAAGCGGTGGTTGGTTATGAGGGTGAGTTGAAATTTGATTCCTCTAAACCCGATGGCACACCGCGTAAACTGTTGGATACCTCAAAAATTAATGCCGCTGGTTGGCAACCCAAAATTTCGTTAAAGAAAGGTTTAGAATTGACCTATCAATGGTTTGTCGAGAACTATGAGAGAATTAAAGGAAAATAG
- a CDS encoding glycosyltransferase, giving the protein MKYALVHEWLTPNATGGSERVVREILKSVEADLYALIDFESTNPHSYLFERRIGTTFLQHFPLASKGVQKYLPLLPLAIEQLDLRDYDVILSSSHAVAKGVLTRPQQLHICYCHTPMRYAWDLTFDYLNSSAMGRGFPGSITRYLLHRLRQWDVISANRVDYFIANSRHTARRIWRCYRREAQVIYPPVHTERFSFQAQKSDFYLTVSRLVSYKQVTLIVEAFNQLGYPLVVIGEGSQLQALRHLAKPNVQVLGFCPDRVVEEYMAQAKAFVYAACEDFGIALVEAQACGTPVIAYGAGGALETVRDIRKHPDKGTGLFFLDQSPQALMEAVKAFEARATAFSPEQIQLNAAQFAPTVFSDRYLTFLDGCYRDHLSRC; this is encoded by the coding sequence TTGAAGTATGCCTTGGTGCATGAGTGGCTAACGCCCAACGCAACGGGGGGTTCTGAACGGGTGGTTCGAGAAATCCTCAAGTCCGTTGAGGCGGATTTGTATGCCTTGATTGATTTTGAATCAACCAATCCCCACAGTTATTTGTTTGAGCGTCGGATTGGCACGACCTTTCTACAGCATTTTCCTTTGGCTAGCAAGGGGGTGCAGAAATATTTACCTCTACTGCCCTTAGCGATTGAACAGCTAGACTTGCGGGATTATGATGTAATTCTCTCCTCCTCCCATGCGGTTGCTAAAGGTGTCCTCACCCGTCCACAACAGCTACACATCTGCTACTGCCATACACCGATGCGCTACGCTTGGGATTTGACCTTTGATTACCTCAACAGCAGTGCTATGGGGCGGGGATTCCCTGGGTCAATCACGCGGTATCTGCTGCATCGGTTGCGTCAATGGGATGTGATCTCAGCCAACCGGGTAGATTATTTTATTGCCAACTCCCGCCATACCGCACGACGGATTTGGCGCTGCTACAGGCGAGAGGCTCAGGTGATTTACCCTCCGGTTCATACTGAACGGTTTTCTTTCCAGGCTCAAAAGTCAGATTTTTACTTGACGGTTTCTCGATTGGTTAGTTATAAGCAAGTGACTTTAATCGTGGAGGCGTTCAATCAACTGGGATATCCTTTGGTCGTCATTGGCGAGGGATCGCAATTGCAGGCGCTGCGCCATCTGGCTAAACCTAACGTGCAAGTCCTGGGTTTTTGTCCCGATCGCGTGGTCGAGGAGTATATGGCACAGGCGAAAGCGTTTGTGTATGCTGCCTGTGAAGATTTTGGCATTGCCTTGGTGGAAGCGCAAGCTTGTGGTACACCCGTTATTGCTTATGGTGCGGGTGGGGCTTTAGAAACCGTTCGGGATATCCGGAAACATCCGGATAAGGGTACGGGTCTGTTTTTTCTAGACCAAAGTCCCCAGGCTTTGATGGAGGCGGTGAAAGCCTTTGAAGCACGAGCCACTGCCTTTAGTCCCGAACAGATACAATTAAACGCGGCTCAATTTGCGCCAACTGTGTTTAGCGATCGCTACTTGACGTTTCTGGACGGCTGCTATCGAGACCACCTGTCACGATGTTGA
- a CDS encoding YdcF family protein — MFLLLTRILLWLLIAVILYNLFKKVIPKEYFTLLGGLFLFGFIVVAFFSPGNDAISTIWEVLSFFLKPVGASIVLLGFALRQGLDKSKNQVMAALLILLLASTPFFSNLLAASTEQAVVTPESAAAQTASAIVVLGQGTTQPDEPPRTQVQLTDTGDRILYAAQLYRQSGNNPLVVVSAGPRPNLQGNQDQIVEANDIRSLLVQFGVPQSRIVLEPTGINLRTSAEEVEDILRDRGIADNRVFLVTSAYNSRRAQQAFRSVGLNNVVAKPTGFFTVQPGTTSTINQWIESFIPSVEALTVTTRIVEEFYASIYYYLRGWQAPAVV, encoded by the coding sequence ATGTTTTTACTACTGACTCGAATCCTACTCTGGCTGCTGATTGCAGTTATTCTCTACAACCTGTTTAAGAAGGTAATCCCCAAGGAGTATTTTACCTTGCTTGGGGGTTTATTTCTGTTTGGCTTCATTGTTGTGGCGTTTTTCTCTCCCGGCAATGATGCCATATCAACGATTTGGGAGGTTCTCTCGTTTTTCTTGAAACCTGTCGGTGCTTCCATCGTGCTGTTGGGTTTTGCCCTCCGCCAAGGGCTGGATAAGTCAAAGAACCAGGTTATGGCAGCCTTACTAATCTTACTCCTCGCCAGCACGCCCTTTTTCTCTAACCTGTTGGCGGCTAGCACGGAACAAGCCGTGGTTACGCCTGAGTCGGCGGCGGCTCAAACCGCCTCAGCGATTGTGGTTCTTGGACAAGGCACTACCCAACCCGATGAACCGCCTCGAACCCAAGTTCAACTTACCGATACGGGCGATCGTATTCTTTATGCCGCTCAACTGTATCGACAATCTGGCAATAACCCCTTAGTCGTGGTTAGTGCTGGTCCTCGACCTAACCTGCAAGGAAATCAAGACCAAATTGTCGAAGCCAATGATATCCGCAGCTTACTGGTTCAGTTTGGGGTCCCCCAAAGCCGAATTGTGCTTGAACCCACGGGTATCAATCTCCGCACCAGCGCCGAAGAAGTCGAAGATATATTACGCGATCGCGGCATAGCAGATAATCGCGTTTTTCTGGTTACTTCAGCCTATAACAGCCGTCGTGCTCAACAGGCGTTTAGAAGTGTAGGTCTTAACAATGTTGTGGCTAAACCGACCGGCTTCTTTACCGTTCAACCCGGAACAACATCCACAATCAACCAGTGGATTGAATCCTTTATCCCCTCTGTAGAAGCGCTGACTGTCACGACGCGAATTGTGGAAGAGTTTTACGCCTCGATTTACTATTATTTGCGAGGTTGGCAAGCTCCCGCCGTTGTTTAA
- the gmd gene encoding GDP-mannose 4,6-dehydratase, which produces MTQPKRALITGITGQDGSYLSELLLEKDYEVHGIVRRTSTFNTDRIDHIYVDPHNQAARLFLHYGDLTDGVTLRRILEEVRPKEIYNLGAQSHVRVSFDCPEYTVDAVGMGTLRLLEAIRDYRNRTGIDVRFYQAGSSEMFGKVQEVPQKETTPFYPRSPYACAKVYAHWQTVNYRESYEIFGCNGILFNHESPRRGETFVTRKITRAIARILSGQQKKLYLGNLDAKRDWGYAKDYVQAMWLMLQQDEPDDYVVATGETHSIREFLDIAFNCVGKNWQDYVEFDPRYLRPAEVELLIGDPTKVKQKLNWQPSLSFEQLVALMVEADLRSFGKSSNGEGAELFEKHNENSYERSAAHAPVD; this is translated from the coding sequence ATGACGCAACCCAAACGAGCGCTGATTACAGGTATAACTGGTCAAGACGGTTCCTACTTAAGTGAGTTATTACTAGAGAAAGACTACGAAGTTCACGGGATTGTCCGGCGGACTTCCACCTTTAACACCGATCGCATTGACCATATCTATGTTGATCCTCATAATCAGGCTGCCCGATTATTTCTGCACTACGGCGACTTGACCGATGGCGTAACCTTGCGCCGCATTCTCGAAGAAGTTAGACCCAAAGAAATTTACAATTTGGGCGCTCAATCTCACGTTCGCGTCAGTTTTGACTGTCCGGAATATACGGTGGATGCGGTGGGAATGGGAACCCTGCGCCTGTTGGAAGCGATTCGGGATTATCGAAATCGCACGGGTATTGATGTGCGCTTCTATCAGGCGGGTTCGTCGGAAATGTTTGGTAAAGTCCAGGAAGTTCCCCAAAAGGAAACCACTCCATTTTATCCCCGTAGTCCTTATGCTTGTGCTAAGGTGTATGCCCATTGGCAAACGGTGAATTATCGCGAGTCTTACGAGATATTTGGTTGCAATGGTATCTTGTTTAACCATGAATCGCCGCGTCGGGGAGAAACCTTTGTCACCCGTAAGATTACTCGGGCGATCGCCCGGATTCTCTCGGGACAGCAGAAAAAACTCTATCTGGGGAATCTAGACGCCAAGCGAGACTGGGGCTATGCAAAAGACTATGTTCAAGCCATGTGGCTGATGCTGCAACAAGACGAACCCGACGATTACGTCGTCGCCACAGGTGAAACTCACTCAATTCGCGAATTTTTGGATATTGCCTTTAACTGTGTCGGTAAGAATTGGCAAGATTATGTAGAGTTTGACCCCCGTTATTTACGTCCTGCGGAAGTCGAATTACTCATTGGTGATCCCACGAAAGTCAAGCAAAAGCTAAATTGGCAACCGTCTTTATCCTTTGAACAGTTAGTCGCCCTGATGGTGGAAGCCGATTTACGCAGCTTCGGCAAATCATCGAATGGTGAAGGGGCAGAACTGTTTGAAAAACACAATGAAAATAGTTACGAACGTTCCGCTGCTCACGCACCTGTTGATTGA
- a CDS encoding GerMN domain-containing protein, whose amino-acid sequence MISAVLALSFTTASAGEAHNTSVTHPENSEATSQPQPQTISQNPDEPRQIQVFLPKPSADNQTIGYVEPVTRATSRVDVAEFAIEQVVQGPTSAEKEEGFADLIDFRGESTCGENFTVDISNGIAQLQFCRTVYTAGLGEDAGIQKAVTNTLKQFNSVDQVVILDKNGDCFKDMSGKNACLNSIDGVVWRPIPETKASSGGELGQVDTQPWEVGLNTISRNGNAINFDVNANGKYVRYSGNCQRELLSRIKIGDVENGQVTDTMSVNENYFKANRFQEPVLDYACTHS is encoded by the coding sequence TTGATAAGTGCTGTCTTGGCGCTATCCTTCACAACGGCATCGGCTGGGGAAGCGCACAACACCTCTGTAACCCATCCGGAGAACTCTGAAGCCACCTCACAACCTCAACCCCAGACGATTAGCCAAAATCCAGATGAACCCAGGCAAATTCAAGTCTTTTTACCTAAGCCTTCCGCCGATAATCAAACGATAGGGTACGTTGAACCCGTTACCCGAGCCACATCCCGCGTCGATGTTGCTGAATTTGCGATTGAGCAAGTTGTTCAAGGACCCACATCCGCCGAAAAAGAAGAAGGATTTGCTGACTTGATTGACTTCCGAGGCGAATCTACCTGTGGTGAAAACTTTACCGTTGATATCTCCAATGGAATTGCCCAACTTCAATTTTGTCGGACAGTCTATACGGCTGGACTTGGTGAAGACGCGGGAATCCAAAAAGCTGTAACCAACACACTCAAACAGTTTAATAGTGTTGACCAAGTAGTTATTCTCGACAAAAACGGCGACTGCTTTAAAGATATGAGTGGTAAAAATGCCTGCTTGAATTCCATTGACGGTGTTGTGTGGCGACCTATTCCTGAGACTAAAGCATCGTCTGGGGGTGAATTAGGTCAGGTCGATACTCAACCTTGGGAAGTCGGACTTAATACCATTAGTCGTAATGGAAATGCGATTAACTTTGATGTGAACGCCAATGGCAAGTATGTCAGATATTCGGGAAATTGCCAACGTGAGTTGCTATCGCGAATTAAAATTGGCGACGTGGAAAATGGTCAAGTAACGGATACTATGTCCGTGAATGAAAACTATTTCAAAGCTAACCGATTTCAAGAACCCGTGTTAGATTATGCTTGTACCCATAGTTAG
- a CDS encoding DUF4058 family protein, which translates to MPSPFPGMNPYLENPEFWSEVHHLLISILAETLNPQLLPKYRVAIEKRVYQMNGDDALLVGIPDVTVEHSRTPINLNQSNVAVATPPSTPVTVTVPVPLEFREGYLEVREVTTKEVVTVIEVLSPTNKRSGKGRETYLEKRQQVLASRTHLVEIDLLRGGKPMPVFGDNTQGSYRILVSQCDRRPRADLYVFNLQDLIPTFPLPLRTEDTEPIIDLHLLLDRVYDRAGYAFAIDYNGEPLPPADPTTAEWIDVLLQENQLRSMH; encoded by the coding sequence ATGCCTTCCCCGTTTCCAGGGATGAACCCCTATCTAGAGAATCCCGAATTTTGGTCGGAAGTCCATCACTTGCTGATCAGTATCCTGGCTGAGACATTGAATCCTCAACTGCTTCCCAAATATCGAGTTGCGATCGAGAAACGGGTTTACCAGATGAATGGAGATGATGCGCTGTTGGTGGGTATTCCTGATGTGACAGTAGAACACTCTCGTACTCCAATCAACTTAAACCAATCTAACGTGGCTGTTGCGACACCTCCCTCGACGCCAGTCACCGTCACTGTGCCAGTACCTTTGGAATTCAGAGAAGGTTATCTAGAGGTAAGAGAAGTCACCACCAAAGAAGTGGTAACAGTCATTGAGGTTCTCTCTCCCACCAATAAGCGCTCTGGAAAAGGACGGGAAACCTATTTGGAGAAACGTCAACAGGTTTTGGCAAGTCGGACGCACCTGGTTGAGATCGATCTCCTCCGAGGTGGAAAGCCAATGCCTGTTTTTGGTGATAATACCCAAGGGAGTTACAGAATTTTGGTGAGTCAGTGCGATCGCCGTCCTCGTGCCGATTTGTATGTCTTCAACCTCCAAGATTTAATCCCAACTTTTCCATTGCCTCTGCGAACCGAGGATACAGAACCGATTATCGATTTGCACTTGCTACTTGATCGGGTTTATGACCGCGCTGGCTATGCTTTTGCTATAGATTATAACGGTGAGCCTTTACCGCCTGCTGATCCAACTACGGCTGAGTGGATTGATGTGCTGTTACAGGAGAACCAATTACGTTCTATGCATTAG
- a CDS encoding MgPME-cyclase complex family protein — MQTYYYLVASQRFLLEEEPFEEVLRERTKDYQDKGKEIDFWLVKQPAFLESPEMAQVKQECPQPAAAIISTNPNFITWLKLRLEFVKTGEFQAPSDTIPDPIASLTSVS; from the coding sequence ATGCAAACCTATTACTATCTAGTCGCCAGTCAACGCTTCTTACTTGAAGAAGAACCCTTTGAAGAAGTTCTCAGAGAACGAACCAAAGACTACCAAGATAAGGGAAAAGAGATTGACTTTTGGCTGGTCAAACAACCCGCATTTTTAGAATCTCCAGAAATGGCGCAAGTTAAACAGGAATGTCCTCAACCTGCTGCCGCTATTATTTCAACCAACCCCAACTTTATCACTTGGTTAAAGCTACGCTTAGAATTCGTCAAAACTGGAGAATTTCAAGCACCATCAGATACAATTCCTGACCCAATTGCGTCTTTAACCTCTGTGTCTTAA
- a CDS encoding pyridoxine 5'-phosphate synthase, translated as MLTLGVNIDHIATIRQARRTVEPDPVAAAVLAELAGADGITAHLREDRRHIQDRDIRLLRQTVRTHLNMEMAPTEEMVAIALEVKPDYITLVPERREEVTTEGGLDIAGQKSRLGEVVTQLQDAGIPVSLFIDADPAQIEASAAINAKFIELHTGSYAEAKDEASRQTQLELLAKGCQQAIAAGLRVNAGHGLTYWNVYPVACLEGMEELNIGHSIIARASLVGLERAVREMKQAMRRKGKAVL; from the coding sequence GTGCTAACCCTTGGCGTCAACATTGACCACATTGCCACAATTCGACAGGCGCGGCGCACTGTGGAACCCGATCCCGTGGCGGCGGCGGTGTTAGCTGAATTAGCGGGGGCGGATGGAATTACTGCCCACCTGCGGGAAGATCGACGCCATATCCAAGATCGGGATATCCGACTCTTGCGCCAGACGGTGCGAACTCACTTAAATATGGAAATGGCACCAACCGAGGAAATGGTGGCGATCGCACTTGAGGTTAAACCGGATTATATTACCCTGGTTCCGGAACGGCGGGAAGAAGTCACAACCGAAGGAGGATTAGATATTGCGGGTCAAAAATCCCGCCTGGGTGAGGTAGTGACTCAGTTGCAAGATGCCGGGATTCCCGTTAGTCTATTTATCGATGCTGATCCTGCCCAGATCGAAGCCTCGGCAGCTATTAACGCCAAGTTTATTGAACTGCATACAGGGTCTTATGCCGAAGCCAAAGACGAAGCCAGTCGCCAAACGCAACTGGAACTCTTAGCCAAAGGATGCCAACAAGCGATCGCGGCTGGGTTGCGGGTGAATGCAGGTCATGGTTTAACCTATTGGAATGTCTACCCAGTGGCTTGTTTAGAAGGTATGGAAGAACTTAATATTGGTCATAGCATTATCGCACGAGCTTCGCTAGTTGGATTAGAACGGGCAGTTCGGGAGATGAAGCAAGCTATGCGGAGAAAGGGTAAAGCTGTCTTATAA